The following proteins are co-located in the Candidatus Deferrimicrobiaceae bacterium genome:
- the dapF gene encoding diaminopimelate epimerase encodes MKKAIPFSKLNGSGNDFLLIDNRQDALGEVDRPAFVSKVCDRARSIGADGVILIEPSKKVDFKWDFYNADGSRAEMCGNGGRCAARFVAERKIAGKSLAFETAAGVIRAEVDKRRVKLQMTKPHGLIENATLTLGGKKIPYSFLNTGVPHAVLFVRDLDGVDIQAMGSGIRFHKAFAPKGTNVNFAKPDGDVIRLRTYERGVEGETLACGTGAVATGILASLQGMVKPPVSVVTTGGETLTIHFDPSKKDFGRVYLEGDTSWVCDGKIYPEAYRY; translated from the coding sequence ATGAAAAAGGCGATCCCGTTCTCCAAGCTCAACGGCAGCGGCAACGATTTCCTGCTGATCGACAATCGCCAGGACGCGCTCGGAGAGGTCGACCGGCCCGCCTTCGTGAGCAAGGTCTGCGACCGCGCGCGCTCGATCGGCGCCGATGGTGTGATCCTCATCGAGCCGTCGAAGAAGGTCGATTTCAAGTGGGATTTCTATAATGCCGACGGCTCCCGGGCCGAGATGTGCGGCAACGGGGGGCGTTGCGCCGCGCGATTCGTCGCCGAGCGGAAGATCGCCGGGAAGTCGCTCGCCTTCGAGACGGCGGCCGGGGTCATACGGGCCGAGGTCGACAAGCGGCGCGTCAAGCTCCAGATGACCAAGCCGCACGGGCTCATCGAAAACGCCACGCTGACGTTGGGCGGCAAGAAGATTCCCTACTCGTTCCTCAACACCGGCGTTCCGCACGCGGTGCTGTTCGTCCGCGACCTCGACGGCGTCGACATCCAGGCGATGGGCAGCGGCATCCGCTTCCACAAGGCGTTCGCACCAAAGGGGACCAACGTCAACTTCGCCAAGCCGGACGGGGACGTGATCAGGTTGCGCACTTACGAGCGCGGCGTCGAAGGCGAGACGCTCGCCTGTGGCACGGGCGCCGTCGCCACCGGCATCCTGGCGTCGCTGCAAGGGATGGTCAAGCCGCCCGTGTCGGTCGTCACGACGGGCGGTGAGACGCTTACGATCCATTTCGATCCGTCCAAGAAAGACTTCGGCCGCGTCTATCTCGAGGGTGACACCTCGTGGGTGTGCGACGGCAAGATCTATCCCGAAGCGTACCGCTATTAA
- the lysA gene encoding diaminopimelate decarboxylase: MHHFSQRKGELYCEGVPLTRIAKAVGTPVYVYSHETLAHHYRVFDDAFAAVPHIICYSMKANSNGSVIKTFTNLGSGVDIVSGGELMRALAAGAPPSKIVYSGVGKQPWEIEEALRRNILMFNIESREELELIDAIAAKMKKRAPISIRINPDVDPKTHPYISTGLKKNKFGIRIEQALKDYEWAAKRKHIEVVGVDCHIGSQLTEVSPFVDAAARVRVLVEKLLKKGMDIRYVDVGGGLGITYNDELPPEPKIYADAIVRAFSGLDVTLVLEPGRVMVGNAGVLVTQVRYTKEIPSPKGKGSKKFFIVDAGMNDLARPSLYGSYHAIVPVGKAPRGKVEADVVGPICESGDFLAKDRTMPAFKSGDYIAAMSAGAYGYSMSSNYNSRPRASEVMVSGARYEIVRERETLKDLVRGEKTASFLRKSGGRK, from the coding sequence ATGCACCATTTCAGCCAGCGTAAAGGCGAGCTCTATTGCGAGGGCGTTCCCCTGACGCGCATCGCCAAGGCCGTCGGCACGCCGGTCTACGTTTACAGCCACGAGACGCTTGCCCACCATTATCGCGTCTTCGACGATGCGTTCGCTGCCGTGCCCCACATCATCTGCTACTCGATGAAGGCCAACTCCAACGGTTCGGTCATCAAGACCTTCACCAACCTCGGAAGCGGTGTCGACATCGTCTCCGGGGGCGAGCTGATGCGGGCGCTGGCGGCAGGCGCCCCTCCCTCGAAGATCGTCTATTCCGGCGTCGGCAAGCAGCCATGGGAGATCGAAGAGGCGCTTCGGCGCAACATTCTCATGTTCAACATCGAGTCGCGGGAAGAGCTCGAGCTGATCGACGCCATCGCCGCCAAGATGAAAAAACGGGCGCCCATCTCCATCCGCATCAATCCCGACGTCGATCCCAAGACCCACCCGTATATCTCGACGGGACTCAAGAAAAACAAGTTCGGGATCCGGATCGAGCAGGCGCTCAAGGATTACGAATGGGCAGCGAAGCGCAAGCACATCGAGGTCGTGGGCGTCGATTGCCACATCGGGTCCCAGCTGACCGAGGTCTCGCCCTTCGTCGATGCCGCCGCGCGCGTCCGTGTGCTCGTCGAGAAGCTGCTCAAGAAGGGGATGGACATCCGCTACGTCGACGTCGGCGGCGGGCTGGGGATCACCTACAACGACGAGCTCCCCCCCGAGCCGAAGATCTACGCCGACGCGATCGTCCGGGCGTTTTCAGGACTCGACGTCACGCTGGTGCTCGAGCCCGGGCGCGTCATGGTAGGCAATGCCGGCGTCCTCGTCACCCAGGTGCGCTACACCAAGGAGATTCCGTCGCCCAAGGGGAAGGGGAGCAAGAAGTTCTTCATCGTCGATGCGGGAATGAACGACCTGGCCCGGCCTTCGCTCTACGGCTCCTACCACGCCATCGTGCCGGTCGGGAAAGCGCCGCGCGGGAAGGTCGAGGCCGACGTCGTCGGTCCCATCTGCGAGTCGGGCGATTTCCTCGCGAAGGACCGGACGATGCCCGCGTTCAAGTCGGGCGATTACATCGCCGCGATGAGCGCCGGCGCCTACGGATACTCGATGTCGTCGAACTACAATTCCAGGCCGCGCGCATCCGAGGTCATGGTCTCCGGAGCCCGCTACGAGATCGTACGCGAGCGGGAGACGCTGAAGGACCTGGTCCGCGGCGAAAAAACGGCGTCGTTCCTTCGCAAATCCGGGGGCCGGAAGTAA